The stretch of DNA agtaaaaactataaagtacaaagtaaagtaaaaagaaatgtattaaaaatattaaaatgtcatttaaaaaaagatagaggggctgtaaaacaccaaaaacaaataagagtggacagagctactgccactggcttccacatgacggcgccatcttgaaaaaaggaaaaaaaacattatttggacaacgtcggcgggcccgattaaaaagcctagcgggccagatgtggcccgtgggccgtagtttgcccaccactaTGCCAAACCTTGACCACAACATAACATAAGCAACATAAAGCATTTATCAACTTATTAACTAACtctttttcatatttcttaCAGGTTTTTGCATCAATTATATTTCATTGACCCTGTGATAAGACAcaaaatttgaaagaaatgcAGTACATAAAAAGCAATTGTTTCTCCAAGGATTGCATTTACGGCCGTTGAAAATCTAGATTTAATTGAAAATACTTCAATGTGCTTATTTCTATGCACGTGCTGTAATATAAATTGGAAGTGTGGAACAATGAGGCAGTTGAAGGCTCGACAAGTGTAGCTCCACGTGTTCAGCCAACGAGATCTTGAGGCGGTAAGGCTATTTATTTTAGCTGATGACAGAAATAAGGGGTAACGTCTCCCTGTCGCATTTTCCTCTCACCGGGAGCTCTATACGGCTCACAAAGGCCCCATAGAAATGGAAACGGAacatttgatcatttatttaagggcttctttctcattttctttatatttcTAACCTGGATTTGTTTGGTCTTGACACGCTTGATGAAGCAAACCCTCCATACAGTAAAACGGAACCTTTGTACTGTTCCGGTTGGTTTCAATTAGTGTTACGTAGCTTTAACATTGGTTTATACAGCTTGCTACCTCTGTaataccccaaaaatatttttttaaaagctaagATGTAGCGCTTACTAATATAATTGACCCCACTACCCATTGTAAGATTGTCTGATTGTCTAAATCaaaatcactggtgtcaaagtggcggcccgggggccaaatctggcccgctgcatcattttgtgcggcccgagaaaataaatcatgtgtttctattttagaatcaaattcaaatgatgataaaatgtacattaaatttcctgattttcccctttttaaaatcaatcaatgcaatttttaatccaatttttcttttttaggtcaaaaagcattttgtaaaatcgaaaaataaatatacaaatatgttcGATAATTGTCgaattgtcaaaaattgttaCTTAATATATTAAGTAAGCACACCTCATAGCAAATTCAAGTACTATgtatgaaaaactgaaaaaaatgattccacATTATTATTCCTAGATGCTATATTTGATGATTTATACTGAacgtccaaaaaaaaagcacctaTAAAGTGACCCTAGGCCACAGCAGTGATTATCACTAACCCAGCCTTGGCAGAGGTCTGCACAGTCCTGAACTCGATTCTATTTGATCCATAGGTTCAGCCATGGGTCACGTTTGCACATAATGGAAAACCCCCAACTGGGAAACACAGCAGCTGCAACACTGTTATAGGTTGAATTGCACCCATAAAGGTTCTCGAATCCCTCTGAAGTGATGACCACAACGAGGTCAGCTTGCTTGGCGTTGCCAGTGGCGTAACTGAGAAACACCATAGAAACATGGAGCTTGTTGCACAAATAGTCAATTGATGTTTATTCTCTTTAATCAGTCTGTAAAGCTTCAAATCATGTCTctgcttttaaaaataagttaaatgCATGATGTTAATGAATCTGGTACTTATTGATTTTTATATAGACAAACTAATATTCATGTTTATGAAGATTTATTTTGAATCTGGAATGAACCTTTCAGGTAAGAGAAAATCcagttttatatttttcacGTTTATTGTAAAAGCCACCAGTTGCTTTTTATCATCTATTAATCCAATGTAAAAAGTTTTGATCCTACCACCAAGTCTCAATTACAATtgtaatacatgaaaaaaatccaattatctTTTTAGAGCTCTCCAAGTCACTGCTagttatttaaattattattgcagttatttttttgtcattgataAGTACACACTGCCACCCTGTGGTTATGACGAGTAATTTTGTTAAGTTAGGAGAAGCATGACATTACCTTCCACTCACATTGCACACATTAGAATTGCAATCTCTATTGTCATTGCAGTTTAATTTGCAAGTTTCTTCCTAAAACTGTCCCGTCACATtgaggcgtaaccacgcccatattgtcccgtTACATtgaggcgtaaccacgcccatattgtcccgtcacattgaaagtggaaaagatggtgagttGCTTACCGCGCTCCTAAGAGGTGTTTTGTCCTCCCAACCTGTCTATGTTTAGAAGATGACGAAGAATAGTCGTTATAAGGCcagttaacggcagaggttgacaggtatgatataaGTTATTATAGTATTAGGTATATAGTATGTATAGTTATTATTCGCCCTCCTGCTCAGTAGAGGGCGATGTTCTAAACTGACCTTCTTAACTGAGTTGTTGTCGCAAGCGACTTAATCCAACATGGCGACTCCCGTCGTTACACGATTGGGCTTAAGTGCCCTTTACAGCAGTTTAGGTGCCTCGAAGCAGGTATTGTCGCCTCTAATGACATTTTACTTTTGTCATGTGCACATTCTACAATACAATACTACAATGTGATTcgtaaaagaataaaaactttACCTTGCAGGCGATGAGGGTCTGCTGGGGGGCTGTGGAACAAGTGAGATCTTACTACGTCGACTGGAGAATGCTGCGAGATGTTAAGAGGAGAAAAATGGCATTTGATTATGCTGACGAACGACTACGAATCAACTCTCTGAGGAAGAACACCATCCTGCCTAAAGAGCTCCAGGTTTGTCgcccaaaaacatttcaattcatcTTGGGAAAGTGGAATCAAGAGATCCATGTTCCAGATGTACTCTATTCCTTTTCAGGAATTGGCTGATCAAGAAATCGCTGCGTTACCGCGAGATTCTTGTCCCGTGAGGATACGCAATAGGTGTGTGATGACCTCACGACCAAGAGGAGTGAAGCGCAGGTGGCGACTCAGCCGTATTGTTTTCCGTCACTTGGCTGACCACAACCAAATGTCTGGTGTTCTGAGGGCCAGGTGGTAATTGAAAAAGACAGCCTTCACTGGCATTGTCTGTACTGTGCTTGTGAATGCACCCACACAGTTATTTTTGACATTATCTAGTCTTATGAAGGCCTTCAAGTaatggatttttattttgtgcaaGATTACAAAGTAATTCTATCTCTGTGTGTCATGTGCTAAAGTGTTCACTAGTCTCTCACTATAGGATTGTAAATAAActcaaatgtacaaaaatatttgtgtattgATTTATATATGTCGTTGGATGTCAACTGTCAGACTTAGTCGatcagattttttatttataaatttgaGTCAGGGCCCCTTGGCCGTAAAGAAGAATATTATTGTATTGTCATGTCTGTTTATGCttccatattttccattttggatTCAGTTGGGATACTGTAATGGGTTTTTAGTGATGGCCCTAAAATATGTAATTCCACTTAAATCCACAAAGTGGCGGTAATGCACTTGAGACCTCGATGACGTTGGTTTCGAGGAAGAAAGTGGCATTGCGGGTTGCGCATGACAAACGAAACTAACCCACTGAAGACAGCATCATTCGGCAAATATAGAGAAACAAAGTACTTTACTTAACACCAAGATGGACCTGACAGAACaggtaaataaaatgcatttattcatttagttgAATAACAAGTAAGATACATACGCACGCTTTCTATTTTCTCCCTCACCTAGCTCCTACGTTTCAAATGTAAGTAATGCTACATATGCTAACTTCTCTAGAACATTTTATTGCTGTTTTTCCTTTGCTTGGATtccattgcaatttttaataaaCATAAATTAGATCAGCGGTAGAGTAATTAAGTGTAAGGATGTTTAGTAGCTTCCTCCGCATAATGAACAGTCTTTGTGTTAAAGGGTTTAGATTTCATATTAAATTCGTTTGTGAGTACAgttaataaaattgtttttacagTACAATGTTATTAGGAAGATTTTTTGTAAGGTGGTGTGACGATGTGTATAAGGTAGGGACATATGTTCAAAATGTCGTGGTTTTGAGGCATCTGATGTAATACAATGAAATCCCATTGCTAAGATCAACCAGTTGGAGGCAGATTTACTGGAACTGGGATCTCTGGTGGAAAAGTCAGAAAGAACAAGAGTGAAAGAGCTCCTCAAGCAGGAACAGAAGAAGGTGGAGAAAGAGATCACCATCAAACAACAGCAGAAAGAACAACAAGCACGCAGAAAGGCCGATCCAGTGGCGTCCTCCAAAGCAGCGTACACGGTCAAAATTACCAACTACGGTATGACATTTCTTGCCATGTTGATATTCTCTCCACTTCTAAATGTGTAATGCATCTTATTCTATCCATTGCAGCATGGGACCAATCAGAGAAATTTGTGAAAATCTACCTCACCTTGAAAAATGTGCATAACATTCCATCTGAGAAAGTGGAAGTCAATTTTACTGAAAGGTTTGTACTAATTCAAAAGAAATCAAATATCAGCGTTCACTAAGACAAGTCGTACTCATCACATATGTGCTTGTTGTCCTGTGCAGATCATTTTCTGTGCTGGTAAAGGAACTTGatggtaaaaatcaccagatGACTGTTCTCAATCTGTTGTATCCAATTGATGAGCAGAACAGCAGCACCAAGGTGGACTTAAAGATTGTTTCTGTGTTCATATGCAACAATGTATTTCAAAGCACTGTCTTGCTTTCTACAGATAAAAACAGACATGGTTTTGATCATGTGCAAGAAGAAGACAACCAAGAAGTGGGAGTGCCTCACCGCAATAGAAAAACAGTCAAAGGATAAGGAGTAAGAAACTACTTATTTAAATGGCTTTCATTGTGATAATCAGAAAATGACTAacttccccccttttttgttacCTGTCTAAAGTAAGCCCGccccagccgatgacaatgcagACCCCAGTGATGGTCTCATGAGTATGTTGAAGAAAATCTACACTGATGGCGATGATGAGATGAAGAGAACCATCAATAAAGCTTGGTCAGAATCGCAAGAGAAGAAATTAAGAGAAGATGGccaaatggatttttaaaatgtatcacaTTATTGTCCATTACTTCAAATAGTGCccaaatatacaaaatacattCTTGACATGGATGGACAACCATGGATTGCCTGCCATATGAAGTTCATTGTTTTAGAGTATACAAAAAGATAAATACTGTACTACTGGGGTATTATTATATAGACCAAAATAACACCCTAAGTGAATTGATTTGAGATGTTTCTTTTTCAATCATTgtcagattttgtttttttgatgttCCTCAAACAAAGATCCTTCAGATTTTTACTTGCAATTGTGTTTTGTCAcagttttggtggatttttagtCCATACCATTCCAGTCATTGCACCTGTCATGaataaatgtttgaaaaatgtgAGATTCCTATGCTTTAACAATTATATAAAAGCACTGTCACATATCACACTATGTTGCCATGAAACTGATTGGAACGTCAGAAACCGACTATACATGCAcactaaaattaataaatgcacTAAAGCATTTGTCCAACAGAGAGCAGCAGAGTTTCGATTCATAATAATCACAAATCAACTATACGTATGTGTGAAATGAGTCATCAACGAGGAGAACATTTGATGAAAACACCGCTGGTGTCGTGTTAAATTCTAATTATTTAACTTGTAATACAATCAACCAATCAACTGAGAGTatctaataaataatttccttttcATTATTCACAGTCGCCCATACAAATTAACAATCAGACACGCCCCCTATTCCATGACCGCGCCCACAGCGTATATATAGTCCTTTTAGTTCATTCTGTCCTGACAGGCTGACTACATGGATGGAATGGAATGACATAGTGGTTTTTTATCCTTGCCAAACGCACTAAATTCTCTTCCAACTAGGAATACAAGATTACTTTATTGTGTTTGTTAGACACCGCCGCTTAATATGGATATCGGTTGTTTCACGGCGGCGCAGCGTCTATCGGGCCACGCCATGAATGCGGATTTCAACAAAAAGCCTGCTACCGATGGGGTCCCACAAGCCGGGGTTCCATCGGTGGCCAAAGCCGGCCGCACTAAATCAGATCCGGGCAAATCGGAGCTAGCACAGGTAGTCCACGACGCCAAGACGGGACGTTCCTACAGTAAAGGGAAGCTTTTGGGAAAGGTAACACATGTTTCATGTATGTACATGTCATTCCCGTGTTGCTCGGTTGCAGGTGTGTCTCATGATAAGCAAGGTATACCGAttgcttggacatttttttttataaattgaaggCGTCCAGATGTTGTATTTGAGAGCAAATAACCACACCAAAGCTGCTGTATCAACATGTTGCGTGTCACGGATCGCTGCTACCAAGTCATGCCTGTGTTCAGATGGACCGCAGAGCCACTGGACAACGTCAATTTCACGTTTTAATGAGAATGCAGCAGCAAGCCCTGCCTCTAGTTTTTGTCTGCATGCTTTCATTCGACCATGAGAGCTTTTTGGTGCATCAGATGCATACAAATGACGCAGAGGCGCAATGACCAAGGCTGGAAAAAGCACCATGATTAGCTTTTTAAAACTCTAAAGTCTTTTAAATATCCTAATAAAGGTCATTTGATATGAATTTTATCCCCATTTGGTTCCCCAGATGTtctaaaaatctaaatgaaagATTCCCCTACCTCAATCAAGttatgcatttcattttgactAATTCCAATCTGATCGTCTTGCCTCCATTTTCCTTGAAAGGAGCAATTGATGTTTTAAATAGATCTAGGGCAAGGATcacatttttaatcactttGATAGGATATGCACATAAATAATCTTGATTGATGCCAAAATGTGTAGgagaattgaa from Stigmatopora nigra isolate UIUO_SnigA chromosome 9, RoL_Snig_1.1, whole genome shotgun sequence encodes:
- the mrps14 gene encoding small ribosomal subunit protein uS14m isoform X2 encodes the protein MATPVVTRLGLSALYSSLGASKQAMRVCWGAVEQVRSYYVDWRMLRDVKRRKMAFDYADERLRINSLRKNTILPKELQELADQEIAALPRDSCPVRIRNRCVMTSRPRGVKRRWRLSRIVFRHLADHNQMSGVLRARW
- the mrps14 gene encoding small ribosomal subunit protein uS14m isoform X1 — protein: MATPVVTRLGLSALYSSLGASKQNKNFTLQAMRVCWGAVEQVRSYYVDWRMLRDVKRRKMAFDYADERLRINSLRKNTILPKELQELADQEIAALPRDSCPVRIRNRCVMTSRPRGVKRRWRLSRIVFRHLADHNQMSGVLRARW
- the cacybp gene encoding calcyclin-binding protein, producing MDLTEQINQLEADLLELGSLVEKSERTRVKELLKQEQKKVEKEITIKQQQKEQQARRKADPVASSKAAYTVKITNYAWDQSEKFVKIYLTLKNVHNIPSEKVEVNFTERSFSVLVKELDGKNHQMTVLNLLYPIDEQNSSTKIKTDMVLIMCKKKTTKKWECLTAIEKQSKDKDKPAPADDNADPSDGLMSMLKKIYTDGDDEMKRTINKAWSESQEKKLREDGQMDF